A single Triticum dicoccoides isolate Atlit2015 ecotype Zavitan chromosome 2A, WEW_v2.0, whole genome shotgun sequence DNA region contains:
- the LOC119355058 gene encoding histidinol dehydrogenase, chloroplastic-like isoform X1, producing MGSLRAPPQLAGGTSLGRGYRPCLASSGVPKSKVLGVSCAMKSYRLSDLSDAEVSGLKARPRIDFTSIFSTVNPIVEDVRVRGDAAVKDYTEKFDKVTLDNAVVRVSDLPDAELDPAVKEAFDVAYDNIYAFHVSQKSPEKTVENMKGVKCKRITRCIGSVGLYVPGGTAVLPSTALMLAVPAQIAGCKTVVLATPPSCDGSICKEVLYCAKKAGVTHILKAGGAQAISAMAWGTASCPKVEKIFGPGNQYVTAAKMILQNSEAMVSIDMPAGPSEVLVIADKYANPVHVAADLLSQAEHGPDSQVVLVIAGDGVDLAATEAEVSKQCDALPRGDFASKALGHSFTVFARDMAEALSFSNMYAPEHLIINVKDAEQWEELIENAGSVFLGQWTPESVGDYASGTNHVLPTYGYARMYSGVSLNSFLKYITVQSLTEEGLRRLGPYVAKMAEVEGLEAHKRAVTLRLQEIEATVTV from the exons ATGGGCAGCTTGCGCGCTCCGCCTCAGCTCGCCGGCGGCACCAGCCTTGGTCGCGGTTACCGGCCCTGTCTTGCCTCTTCCGGGGTCCCCAAATCCAAAG TGTTGGGTGTTAGCTGCGCGATGAAGTCCTATAGGCTGTCCGATCTCAGTGATGCCGAGGTTAGCGGCCTCAAGGCGCGCCCTCGCATTGACTTCACCTCCATTTTCAGTACG GTGAATCCGATTGTTGAAGATGTCCGCGTCAGAGGTGATGCTGCGGTTAAGGA TTACACAGAAAAGTTTGACAAGGTCACTCTCGATAATGCCGTTGTGCGTGTTAgcgatctcccagatgcagag CTTGATCCAGCTGTTAAGGAAGCCTTTGATGTGGCGTATGACAATATTTATGCCTTCCATGTTTCACAAAAGTCGCCAGAAAAGACAGTTGAGAATATGAAA GGAGTGAAGTGTAAAAGGATAACAAGATGCATTGGTTCTGTCGGGCTGTATGTTCCAGGGGGCACTGCAGTCTTGCCTTCAACTGCATTGATGCTTGCTGTG CCTGCACAGATTGCTGGATGCAAAACTGTAGTTCTTGCCACACCCCCTAGTTGTGATGGTAGCATATGTAAG GAGGTTCTTTACTGTGCTAAAAAAGCTGGTGTTACACACATACTAAAAGCTGGGGGAGCTCAG GCAATCTCCGCTATGGCATGGGGAACTGCATCATGCCCAAAG GTTGAGAAAATATTTGGTCCCGGCAACCAGTATGTCACAGCTGCTAAAATGATTCTTCAG AACAGCGAAGCTATGGTCTCTATAGACATGCCTGCTGGTCCTTCAGAAGTTCTGGTAATCGCTGACAAATATGCCAACCCAGTTCATGTTGCCGCTGATCTGCTATCTCAG GCAGAACATGGCCCAGATAGTCAGGTTGTTCTAGTTATTGCGGGAGATGGTGTTGATTTAGCTGCCACTGAAGCAGAAGTTAGCAAGCAGTGTGATGCTCTTCCTAGAGGCGACTTTGCTTCCAAAGCACTTGGCCACAGTTTCACTGTGTTTGCCAGAGATATGGCTGAG GCATTATCGTTCTCAAATATGTATGCTCCTGAGCATTTGATCATCAATGTAAAGGATGCTGAGCAATGGGAGGAGCTCATCGAGAATGCAG GGTCAGTTTTCTTGGGACAATGGACCCCCGAGAGCGTCGGTGACTACGCTAGTGGGACGAACCACGTCCTCCCAACCTACGGTTACGCGAGGATGTACAGCGGTGTGTCGCTGAATTCTTTCCTCAAGTACATCACTGTTCAATCCCTGACTGAAGAAGGGCTGAGAAGGCTGGGTCCCTACGTCGCAAAGATGGCAGAAGTCGAAGGCCTAGAAGCGCACAAGCGAGCTGTTACCCTCAGACTGCAAGAGATCGAAGCCACTGTAACTGTTTAA
- the LOC119355058 gene encoding histidinol dehydrogenase, chloroplastic-like isoform X2: MKSYRLSDLSDAEVSGLKARPRIDFTSIFSTVNPIVEDVRVRGDAAVKDYTEKFDKVTLDNAVVRVSDLPDAELDPAVKEAFDVAYDNIYAFHVSQKSPEKTVENMKGVKCKRITRCIGSVGLYVPGGTAVLPSTALMLAVPAQIAGCKTVVLATPPSCDGSICKEVLYCAKKAGVTHILKAGGAQAISAMAWGTASCPKVEKIFGPGNQYVTAAKMILQNSEAMVSIDMPAGPSEVLVIADKYANPVHVAADLLSQAEHGPDSQVVLVIAGDGVDLAATEAEVSKQCDALPRGDFASKALGHSFTVFARDMAEALSFSNMYAPEHLIINVKDAEQWEELIENAGSVFLGQWTPESVGDYASGTNHVLPTYGYARMYSGVSLNSFLKYITVQSLTEEGLRRLGPYVAKMAEVEGLEAHKRAVTLRLQEIEATVTV, from the exons ATGAAGTCCTATAGGCTGTCCGATCTCAGTGATGCCGAGGTTAGCGGCCTCAAGGCGCGCCCTCGCATTGACTTCACCTCCATTTTCAGTACG GTGAATCCGATTGTTGAAGATGTCCGCGTCAGAGGTGATGCTGCGGTTAAGGA TTACACAGAAAAGTTTGACAAGGTCACTCTCGATAATGCCGTTGTGCGTGTTAgcgatctcccagatgcagag CTTGATCCAGCTGTTAAGGAAGCCTTTGATGTGGCGTATGACAATATTTATGCCTTCCATGTTTCACAAAAGTCGCCAGAAAAGACAGTTGAGAATATGAAA GGAGTGAAGTGTAAAAGGATAACAAGATGCATTGGTTCTGTCGGGCTGTATGTTCCAGGGGGCACTGCAGTCTTGCCTTCAACTGCATTGATGCTTGCTGTG CCTGCACAGATTGCTGGATGCAAAACTGTAGTTCTTGCCACACCCCCTAGTTGTGATGGTAGCATATGTAAG GAGGTTCTTTACTGTGCTAAAAAAGCTGGTGTTACACACATACTAAAAGCTGGGGGAGCTCAG GCAATCTCCGCTATGGCATGGGGAACTGCATCATGCCCAAAG GTTGAGAAAATATTTGGTCCCGGCAACCAGTATGTCACAGCTGCTAAAATGATTCTTCAG AACAGCGAAGCTATGGTCTCTATAGACATGCCTGCTGGTCCTTCAGAAGTTCTGGTAATCGCTGACAAATATGCCAACCCAGTTCATGTTGCCGCTGATCTGCTATCTCAG GCAGAACATGGCCCAGATAGTCAGGTTGTTCTAGTTATTGCGGGAGATGGTGTTGATTTAGCTGCCACTGAAGCAGAAGTTAGCAAGCAGTGTGATGCTCTTCCTAGAGGCGACTTTGCTTCCAAAGCACTTGGCCACAGTTTCACTGTGTTTGCCAGAGATATGGCTGAG GCATTATCGTTCTCAAATATGTATGCTCCTGAGCATTTGATCATCAATGTAAAGGATGCTGAGCAATGGGAGGAGCTCATCGAGAATGCAG GGTCAGTTTTCTTGGGACAATGGACCCCCGAGAGCGTCGGTGACTACGCTAGTGGGACGAACCACGTCCTCCCAACCTACGGTTACGCGAGGATGTACAGCGGTGTGTCGCTGAATTCTTTCCTCAAGTACATCACTGTTCAATCCCTGACTGAAGAAGGGCTGAGAAGGCTGGGTCCCTACGTCGCAAAGATGGCAGAAGTCGAAGGCCTAGAAGCGCACAAGCGAGCTGTTACCCTCAGACTGCAAGAGATCGAAGCCACTGTAACTGTTTAA